The following DNA comes from Serinus canaria isolate serCan28SL12 chromosome 1A, serCan2020, whole genome shotgun sequence.
ATGCCTTTTAAGTAAACACAGAAGAGTTGCAGGCTCTTTGCAACCTTATGTTGTGCTGCAAACCATACTTCACTGACAGTGAAAAACACGCCAGGTCTGGCCAAACCAGAGCAAACTTTAGACCAATAACTGAGTTGAAGAAGCATTAagcattttcttccccttcacAATGAGACCATGCATCTATCTTGCTCTTTGATACTGTGTCAGAAGGGTatcagccctgagctgtgtcagACATGCTCTCTTTGGGTTCTTATGAGATGCAAATAGATCCAAAGTTGTACAGCACAGAGACGTCAGACACAAAACGGCTCAGCAGAAGCTGAGCACTGAAACCGGCTCTGTTTACAACTACCACAGTCCCAGAGCAGATTAAGAGCTGGCCACATGTATTTAATACTGTTAACCACATACAAAGATAACATAGCTttattcaataaaatattttctttgaaactttGATAGAGCCAAAGCTCTGTTAGAGCCAATTACTTGTTAAACAGTTCCACTCTTCTTCCCACAGCTAGCAAACATgattatttccttctctctttcctcatttttccctCTGCCCAAATTTTTAGGTAATTTCCCTGTCCTTACTGAAGACATGAAGGAATGTTCTAAAAACCAGTTTCTCAATGCCCAGAGTATGGGCAGCTGTGTAAAAATTGAGAGactcccccacccccagcccagtcTATCACTCTGTATCAAGCCAGGCTGTTCCACTGTGCGACTCTGACAAACAATCTGCCACTTCAGCAAATGCACTGACCAGAGGCAACACACAAATCAGATGGTGAAGGAGAGTACAAGAAAGATCTCCCAACTGCAGCTGCCACGGAGCTCCTCACTTACCCAGTCGTGCAGGGATGGTGCACGGGTCGACAGTCTCAAAACCTTTAAATGCTTGGAGGTGAACTGGACTGCAGAAAAACTTCTTAattttgaagagagaaaaaagatgcTAAGactgaaaaagcaggaagagaatAAATTAAGGGATATGAGACCtgaagcagaaaggagaaagcaagtGGGAAAGTATCGTGAGGACCTGATGAGATGATTCTCCCACTTCTAACTTTCAGGAACATGAGCTTGCCATTTTAATTAACAATACTTAAGTGCTGAAGACAATATAGTGACACTACTCTTGAGCATTATGGACACAGAAGTGACATTTCACCTGCCAAAACCGTCCCTGGCAAAACTCCACCATCATCAGTGGAACTACACCAAGCATGAAATTGGCCCACAGTTGCACTAAGACAAAAAAGGCTTTCTTTCAGAAGATATAGGGAATTTCTGGTTCTTTACAACAAAGCTCAGCAAATGTTTACTGTCCCTAAGTAAATATCCCTGACACCAAACAAGCAGCCATCATATTCATAGCACACACTGTCTGTTCATAGGAAAACATCCATCAATAAAGCAAGTTTCCCAGTGTCCTGTTCATATCACAAGGAAATTAAAGACAGTTTAAATGCCTCCCAAATTGCCTACCCGATCCACAAGCaatctttctcattttcagcaACATCCTTCCACCCTCCTCTGCCAAGTCAAGGGAAGTTGACTGTCCTGACTGGTGCTACAGTACTCAGCACACACTGACAAACCACAacactgagcagctccagagtTATTCAACAATACCCCCACAAACTATACCCTGCGACCACACTGTGCTTACACAAAaaacttcttttcctccttttgttaCATTTTGGTTTGGCCATGTGAATTCTCGTTCACATTGCTGCCACTCTCTCGGGTTTGCCAGAAGCATGTCCCGGGCTTACAGGGCCAGACTCTGCTCCAACGCCAGCCACGGCCGTACACCACATTTGCATAGTATCGATTTATGCCAGAAATCATTAagctatgaaaaaaatcagtggttGAAGCAAACAAGTAGTTCGGGCACACTGAGCTCCCGTACTGCACCCCTTCCCCTTATGCACCCCCCCCCCAACGAATTTCTCGGTGCATTTCCCTGACCAGCTTCGCAGCCTTTCAACCCAATGCCCAGGAAAACCTGGACATCTGAATTTCCAGGGTTCTTGAGGAAAAGTCTGACAGACCCAGGTGGGACTGGTGGGAGCACAGGAGAAGAACTCCTCAGGGCTTGTCCCACTCCCAGCTTCTACTTGGTTTAAAGATCTGTAAGAAGACATCCAGTGTCCGCAGCAGaacttcagctgctctgaatGCTCATTTTACAGACCACCACGTAtagggaaaaaacatttttcatttttatttgcttttccaaCTCGTCTTCCCGACCACCACCACCCACTCCGCCAGTCCTGCACCCAGGGATCCCGCGGTTCGATGGGGGCGCTCCCACGGCCGCAAGAGTCACCCAGGGATCACAGCTTCCCCCAAGAACACCCGAACATCCCACGGACACACCGAACAACCACCGGCTGCACGGCCCCGGCGAGCCGGGGACACCCACGGGGGCGGCGGGAGCCCCGCACAACACGGGCACCCTCCTGCTTGCTCCCCCTCTAATTTATGCAAAGCCACGACGAACTCCCCGCGTTTCCCTTCACGAAGGAAGGCGCGGGTGCCCCCCCAGCCGGGACCCGCCGCTCCCGCCTCTCTTTCCCGGGGGCCGCCGTCCCTCAGCCCGCCCTGGGCTGGGATATCCCGTCGCTCCGCGCCAGCGCCTTTGTGTACGGAGCAGACACAGAACCTACCTCGGCGGGGCGGCTCTGCCCGCCCGGCAGCGCGGGGGACGAGGGCAGGGTGAGCCGAGGAGGGACGGAGAGGAGCAGCCGCTGcctgcccgcccgcccgcctGCCCGCCCGATGCCTGCCGAGTGtccgcccggccccgccacACGCGCAGagccggcccggccgcgcctGAGGGGAGCGGtggggcgggccgggggcgggccCGGCGCTGAGTCaccgccgcggccgccccgccgcctCCTTTGTTGTCAGGCGTGGAAAAATTCGGGGTGGCGGGGATGGCTGGGGGGAAATCCCgaggaaaaaggggggaaaactGGGCCTGTGTGGCGGCCTGGGCCGGGCTCCACGGGCTCAGCGCCGCCCCGGGAGGGACAACGCGCGTGGGGCAGCCAGGGGTGTTCTCAAACTCCTGCCGGGGCTCGCCTTCGGGAGACACCTCTGCTTCCATGGAAAGGAATTTCCTAGCCTGTAACTTTCCCAGTGGTTCCTTACCGTATCCAGGAGCTCAGTCCCTGTGGATGCTCTCACCATTTATTCTGTAGGAATTAAGGTCCCCATTCAAATTAAAGGTCAGGAGGTCATGGCCAGCCAGCACGTATTGAATGTACCCAAAATCTGTCTCCGAGCCAGCATTACACCATGGGGACATGAGAAAGAATCGGGGC
Coding sequences within:
- the FAM107B gene encoding protein FAM107B isoform X1 yields the protein MEAEVSPEGEPRQEFENTPGCPTRVVPPGAALSPWSPAQAATQAQFSPLFPRDFPPAIPATPNFSTPDNKGGGGAAAAVTQRRARPRPAPPLPSGAAGPALRVWRGRADTRQASGGQAGGRAGSGCSSPSLLGSPCPRPPRCRAGRAAPPSLSIFFLSSKLRSFSAVQFTSKHLKVLRLSTRAPSLHDWIP